Proteins co-encoded in one Capsicum annuum cultivar UCD-10X-F1 chromosome 9, UCD10Xv1.1, whole genome shotgun sequence genomic window:
- the LOC107842487 gene encoding probable inactive receptor kinase At5g58300, which translates to MMKLHPVAALLALSLFLFFLLFPKVIADLSSDRQALLNFASAVPHLRKFKWNTNSSICAWHGVSCSLDGSRVVALRLPGIGLYGSIPDNSIGRLDALTTLSLHSNRLSGNLPSDITSLPSLRFIFLQQNQFSGEIPSPLSLQLNFIDLSFNSFSGKIPTTIQNLTYLTGLNLQNNLFAGSIPNVNLPRLTQLNMSNNQLNGSIPPSLAKFPNSSFQGNSLLCGQPLTQCPSFAPSPSPFPSIPPSPSPLSLTPPSRSPSSRPSSPAIPEKQKGKKSLSTGVIIGIVAGGVGGILGIAVLIFLCCMKRYYTKSGVQQRKDFNGGGSPKQPEDFSSGVQAAEKNKLVFFEGCSFNFDLEDLLRASAEVLGKGCYGTTYKAILEEGTNVVVKRLKEVVVGKREFDQQMEIIGTVAQHRNVVALRVYYFSKDEKLLIYDHIPAGSLSTRMHSNRDLGRTLDWESRLRIAHGAASGIAHIHAVAGGKLIHGNIKSSNVLLTNDNSGCISDVGLTPLMGFPTIPSRSAGYRAPEVIETKKCTQKSDIYSFGVLLLELLTGKAPVQPPGHDEVADLPRWVQSVVREEWTAEVFDTELIKFQNIEDEMVQMLQIAMACVANVPESRPDMNQVVQIIEDIQQFDSGNRPSSEDNKSRSPTSPIP; encoded by the exons ATGATGAAGCTACACCCAGTAGCAGCTCTGCTTGCTCTTTCTCTGTTTCTATTTTTTCTCCTCTTCCCAAAAGTTATTGCTGACCTTAGCTCAGATAGACAAGCGCTACTCAACTTTGCTTCTGCAGTACCCCATCTTCGAAAGTTCAAGTGGAACACTAACTCTTCCATTTGCGCATGGCATGGCGTCAGTTGCAGCTTAGATGGCAGTCGTGTAGTTGCACTTCGACTTCCCGGTATTGGACTCTATGGTTCTATTCCAGACAATTCCATAGGAAGACTGGATGCATTAACAACCCTCAGCCTTCATTCCAATAGGCTGAGTGGAAATCTTCCTTCAGACATCACCTCTCTTCCTTCCCTCCGTTTTATATTTCTCCAACAAAATCAATTTTCCGGTGAAATTCCTTCCCCTCTATCTCTACAGCTCAACTTCATTGATCTCTCTTTCAATTCCTTCTCAGGAAAAATTCCAACAACAATTCAAAATCTGACATATCTTACTGGTTTGAACCTACAAAACAACTTGTTCGCAGGATCCATTCCTAATGTAAACCTTCCAAGGCTTACACAATTGAATATGAGCAATAACCAACTTAATGGTTCAATTCCACCATCCCTTGCAAAGTTTCCTAATTCTTCATTTCAAGGAAATTCTCTATTATGTGGACAACCCTTGACTCAATGCCCCTCTTTtgcaccttcaccttctccattccCTTCAATTCCACCTTCTCCTTCGCCTTTGAGTCTAACACCACCATCTCGTTCTCCAAGTAGCCGGCCATCCTCACCAGCAATTCCTGAAAAGCAGAAAGGCAAGAAAAGTTTAAGTACAGGGGTTATCATTGGCATTGTTGCAGGGGGTGTTGGAGGGATCCTAGGTATAGCTGTGTTGATTTTCTTGTGTTGTATGAAGCGATACTATACTAAGAGCGGTGTTCAGCAAAGAAAAGACTTTAATGGAGGAGGAAGTCCGAAGCAACCAGAGGACTTTAGTAGTGGAGTACAAGCAGCTGAAAAGAACAAATTGGTTTTCTTTGAGGGTTGTTCTTTCAATTTTGAccttgaagatttgttgagagcCTCAGCTGAGGTTTTGGGTAAAGGGTGCTATGGGACAACCTACAAGGCCATCTTGGAGGAGGGAACGAATGTTGTTGTGAAACGGCTGAAGGAAGTTGTTGTTGGGAAACGAGAGTTTGATCAACAGATGGAGATAATTGGCACTGTGGCTCAGCATCGAAATGTTGTTGCTCTTCGTGTGTATTACTTTTCCAAGGATGAAAAACTTCTTATCTATGATCATATACCGGCAGGCAGTTTATCCACTCGAATGCATA GCAACAGGGACTTGGGAAGAACACTAGACTGGGAATCTAGATTGAGGATTGCCCATGGAGCGGCAAGTGGTATTGCCCATATCCATGCTGTTGCTGGTGGCAAATTAATTCATGGCAATATCAAGTCATCCAATGTGCTTCTCACCAACGACAATAGTGGATGCATCTCAGATGTTGGTCTTACTCCTCTAATGGGCTTTCCTACTATCCCATCAAGGAGTGCAGGATATAGAGCACCCGAGGTGATCGAAACGAAGAAATGTACTCAGAAATCCGACATTTACAGCTTTGGCGTTCTGCTTCTTGAACTCCTTACTGGCAAAGCACCAGTGCAGCCACCTGGCCATGATGAGGTGGCAGATTTACCAAGATGGGTGCAGTCTGTTGTAAGGGAGGAATGGACTGCTGAGGTGTTCGATACCGAGCtcatcaaatttcaaaatatagaaGATGAGATGGTGCAGATGCTTCAGATTGCAATGGCTTGTGTGGCAAATGTGCCTGAATCAAGGCCTGACATGAACCAAGTTGTCCAGATAATTGAGGATATCCAGCAATTTGATTCTGGAAACAGGCCTTCATCTGAAGATAACAAGTCTAGAAGTCCAACTAGTCCAATACCATGA